In the genome of Littorina saxatilis isolate snail1 unplaced genomic scaffold, US_GU_Lsax_2.0 scaffold_295, whole genome shotgun sequence, the window tggcactagagttgcctgcccgtgcgggggcaagtccgcctatttgtcatggggcaagttcgccatgaagaatgtgcaggtgtgggaaacagtccagtttacatctgccataactgtgactctgatggtgactccatctattctcgatggtaaagattgcagattcatgtctaaaAAACACTGACGCcgatttgtgttacattctttcgacattcttttgtattttgtcattggcatttttgaacctaaatattgaagggaattaagtagaggttacatgccgagtctcagtgattatcaaaaataatggtcgaagttagcggatcatgaaaaatgcgagcttcagcgagctttttcatgaccgcgaactgagaccattatttttgataatcactgagacgaggtatgtaacctctttatccctcctttcttcaattattcaaagaaaataggagtttttgtgcgaaagtttgatcaaatcatattcacccaaccagtctacctgcgcaggcgatcgattaatgcgcggttgtatagttccgtgcaaatcattcaaatttgttcacacttcttgtcagtttccatgttttgaactaaaatcaagtacacagttatgttgtcattctgctgtggcggtaaaggcagatagtgtgtgttctgttcatgttttggtatcgctcaggaaatgttctttcctcgaatgtgactagcagacgaagttttacacccatgttccaacgctaaaaactgtatgaagtttagttttctggggcaaaatagtgtatgaaaccgctgcatgttcttcaagttgattaaatgtttgtaattgattgcgtgtgatctgtttataaaatgaaatattgttgaaaactgaccgtcggattgcagtcttgtagatgcagccgaaatctggaaggggaactactcgtgtcgctagacaaagtatgagagttatttccttggaatcttgctagcgataaacgattgtgcacggcagatctgagttcagaaaacaaccaaactcatggattttatattgagattcatgtgtttaagcctgtagttgctggtttaaatgcggtacggttgtattgtttgctccagaaatgtatattttgtacattagagtgttctgaacttttgagtcgcaaaaagtagatccacaatgtgtacagtctctactcatgagctatcgaggattcaggcccgttgttgggtaagtgatcttggttgttgggtaagttaccgaaaaataactagccctacaagtttacagagagaaagaagcagagggggggataaaaaaaaaaagctttcccactgatcgggtgcttgtttgactgactgtgtgtgcgtgcgtgcgtgtgtgtataaagcttgcccactactagtcttgtacctactatgggatgagagcggcggacttgccccaccctgtaggcggacttaccccgacttggggcaagttcgcctacgttagggtaggtctacttaaagcagtatgtacaacaaatgttcatgcgcacataaaaactgtctgcacattgatatcagctacacatttgtcttgatgtaaaataaaaaaatcagttttctagttcatcaaactcgccagttatgctaccaaaagcataaaagtaggcggactagccccggtctcctcTACCACTGAAAAATTATGTTTCACTTTTTGTGTTCAGTGAATCTAAACAAAAGGTGGTCACACGACTTCTGGTTGATTGTCAATCAATTCCTTTGTTAAGTTGCTGactgtttgtattttgatgAGGAAGGTTTAACTTGTATGCTCTGACTTGCTGTTTGAGTTCCTGCCCCCTTCCTTCAGAAAACACCTTCCTTTCATGTGTATTTCTTAAGGAACACAATGTGTACGAGATCTATCTatatattacccgctattacgagctagtcgtgtgacagagagttttcttgcacacgagactgtagatgtttcacgacggctttagccggagtgaaacagcagcagtcgagtgtgcaagaaaactctctgtcacacgactagctcgtaatggcgattatgtctcacagcatagacatagaaagatataaatgagtttttggggacgaaataacaggcacaaaaccagactgacaacacaattgccttttcacacataccgtacacacgcatgcacgcagaAAATAGATCCAATGCGTTTTGAGTTTTTTTCTGGTTGAATGTATTCAACTAAGTAacaaccaacgtttctgaaccttttaatgattaaatacacttTTTGTTTAACCAAACAGCGAAAACGAACGAaatctaaacacacaaacacacgcgcgcactaacacagGTTGAATTCAAGGCGCGAACGAACACAGAGAATGTTTGCAGGTCAcgtcgtgggaaagtccacctaAATAGTTTCgcaggggaactggttgtgatTGGATCGTTCATTTTTTCACAGTGatgttaatgttgttgatggtgCAGTTTTGGAAGACTATTTTTCTCATCTGGGGCACACTTTCGTCTCTTGGTtcgtgtatctcatcaaagaaACAGTCGAGTGTTTCGTAATCCGAACCTGCCATCACCGTCGGTGCACCTtggacctgcctgactgtctgcgtgcgtgtcagGGAAGAAGATGAGGCCTCAATTGCCAAAGCATCACCCATCTGTAGCTTCTGGGCATCTGATGTACGTTGGTATGTGGTGAGCGCGCTGACGCTTCGATGACCGGTCACAGCCATGATTTCTGCAGGCGTGAAGCTGGATTGATGCAGGACAGTGGCACTTGTGGCCCGGATCGAGTGATTTGTGTAAACTTGACTCAGACCGCAGGATTTGCTCAGACGGGGGAGGAACTGGGACATTGAGTTTACACCGATTGGTTTCTTCGCATACCAAACCGGCGAATCTGTAGAAAAAGTGTCCAGAGGATACACCCAAAGACGGTCGCAGTCGGGGTTGAGGTGGCTGATATACTGCCTGAAAGACTCCACGGGGCACGAATCTGTCAGAGTCGCTGGCATGAATCCGGTGACGAATGCCGTGTCGTGTTGGTGATTTTTGGTAAGTTCGTCGGAGTTtttgcacacatactctctgTTTGTTGTTGCGTCTGTTTTGATTCGGAACGTGGTTTTGGTCATGGAATGCATGTTTTCTGCACCCCTTCTTGAAAAGTAATACCGCACGTCGAACTGTACCTTGTTCGCTAGCCCCGTTGGTGTCGCCGTGTTCATGTACATGCTGTGGTACAGCTTTTGCCTGTCGGCTTCGGCCATGGGTTCGTAGTGGGTGATGTTCCCTTTGCCTTGTTGCTTGAGTTCTTTGACAGCCGCCTTGAACATTTCGTTAGCGACGGAAAAATCAGAATCCCGAACAATATCGAAGTCGTTGTTGTGCG includes:
- the LOC138957126 gene encoding uncharacterized protein, whose translation is MYESHIFFFIQFLFSKASSTFYLHDKLPFKLQLRTLNTKGQNKTIGTTFDYRRLQRKPKMAKRFATYTEDEIAKKRSNLTPVTTKRCTDSSVRIFRHYLKEKGKGEDFEAMSKNELNSTLGSFYMEARSESGDLYKRKTLEGIRYGLNRHLKSPPHNNDFDIVRDSDFSVANEMFKAAVKELKQQGKGNITHYEPMAEADRQKLYHSMYMNTATPTGLANKVQFDVRYYFSRRGAENMHSMTKTTFRIKTDATTNREYVCKNSDELTKNHQHDTAFVTGFMPATLTDSCPVESFRQYISHLNPDCDRLWVYPLDTFSTDSPVWYAKKPIGVNSMSQFLPRLSKSCGLSQVYTNHSIRATSATVLHQSSFTPAEIMAVTGHRSVSALTTYQRTSDAQKLQMGDALAIEASSSSLTRTQTVRQVQGAPTVMAGSDYETLDCFFDEIHEPRDESVPQMRKIVFQNCTINNINITVKK